ACGGTATTCGCCGCACTCCCTCCACCTGCCTGCCACGGCAACCACTGGCCACCATCCTCCTCGGCGTTTGCCTGGGGCTGTGCAGCAATCGCGCTGCAGCCCAGGCTCCCGCACCTGGCAGCTTGACTGTGGTGATCGAGGGGGGCCGCAATGTGCGCGGACAGTTGCGCGTCGCGCTGTATGACCGCGCCGAGGGCTTCCCCAGCGACCAGTCGCAGGCCCTGCGTACAACGCGAGTGCCCATGAAAGCCACCAGTGACAGTGTGCGCTTCACCGGTCTGCCCACCGGCCGCTACGCCGTGGCCGTGCATCACGACGAGAATGGCAATGAGAAACTCGACACGCGCCTTGGTTTGCCACAGGAGGGCTGGGCCGCCACCAACGACCCGCGACCTCGCTTGCGCGCGCCGCGTTTCCGCGAGGCGGAGATCGTCCATAGCGGTGACACGCGCGTCGTCGTGCGCCTCACCTACTGAACCGGAGCCCTCATCATGCTGCGACTCGTATTGGCCGTCCTGCACCTGCTGGCGCTGGGCATCGGCCTCGGCGCCATCTACGCGCGTGCCCGCCATCTCTCGGCGCTCTCAACGCCGGACCACGCGTCGGGGAGAACACTCGCACGGGTGTTTCATGCAGACAACTGGTGGGCCGTCGCAGCCATGCTCTGGGTGAGCACCGGCCTGTGGCGGGCCTTCGCCGGTACCGAAAAGGCCTCGGCGTACTATTGGGCACAGCCCGTGTTCTGGACGAAGATGGGTCTGCTCGGCCTGATTCTCCTGCTCGAGCTGTGGCCGATGATCACCCTCATTCGCTGGCGCGTGGCTGAAGCGCGCGGCCAACTGCCTGCCATGTCGGCGATGGCCGGTCATGCGCTCATCATGGCGCGCATCAGCCACGTGCAGATCGCGTTGAGCGTGGCCATGGTAGTGACCGCAAGCATGGTGGCGCGAGGTTACGGCGCGCGCTAGCACGCTGGACCGCGAGTCGACACCACTCAGCGCGGTCGCTGCTCCGCCAGCCACGCCAGACCACGCAGCACTCCACGCCGTACCATGAGCGTGTGCCCCTCGCCGGCGAGTTCTTCGTAGCGACCGGTAGGCGTGCCCTCAGCGGCCGCGCGAACCCGTGCAGCTGGAATAATGGGATCAAGTGCGGCGCCGATGAACAGCATGGGCGGCGCGCCGGGCACGGATACGGACGCGCCGCCGGCCAGACAGACCACCGCGGCAATGTGCGACGGTCGCGCCCGCGCCAGACTGGCCGCCGCCCCGGCGCCCATGGAGTGTCCCATCACGAACACACGCGTGGTGTCAATGCGCAATTCACGACGCAGCACGGCCAGCAAAGAATCGAAAGGCTCGGCCGACTGTACGAACGGCGTGGTGGTGGGCGATACCAGCACCAGCCCCTGCTCGGCAGCAAGACGCGCGGCAATGCCCTGCCCGTACGCGTCCACGAACATGTTCTCGTCGCCACCGGCACCGTGCAGTGCAAGCAGCACACCGAGCGGGCGCTTGGAGGCCACGAGGGCGGGGGCCGCCACCACGCGCATGGGGATGATCAGGTCATCGCGCACACGCAGGCTGCGTCGCGAGTCCCCGGGAAATGCCGAAAGGGCCGGCACCGCGGTGACGGAAGGCGAGGGCACACCGCTGGCAACGGCCAGCAGTTGAACCGACGAATCGATGGCCGCCACCGCCGCCGCAAAGCGTCCGCCAAAGAAGCTGAAGGTGGCACGATCAAACGTCCGATTCACCCGCATGCGGGTGGAGTCACTGATGCGCCCCAGTGAATCGGCAGCAGCGTAAGCGCGGTCCATACGCAGATAGGCGCGTGCCAGTGCTTCCCGCGCCTCACTGGCCGGCGTCGACACACCAGATGCCGTGCCCTGCGCCATCAGCGCAGGCTGATGGACCCCAATGATCGCCAACGCCACGGCGACGCTGAGAAACGTTCGCCTCATGACGTCAGCAACAGACCCATCATCGGACCTCGCACCGCGGGGAAACCACGTCACCCCCGTACTCATGTTTCCTCGTTCCCCGCACCAAACGCCACCACCTGTCCACTCTCGTCCACCAGTTCGAACGCGTCCCCCTGCATGACGACCCGCAGCGTCTGATCGAGATAGGCCGGGCTCGCGAATGACATGGTGAATCGCACCAGTGGCCGGCCGTGCAAGGCCAGCTGTCGGATCATGGCGTTGCGCAAGCCGAGACCCTGGAGAAACGGACGCTTGACGCCAAACAGCTTGGCGGCCCACGCCGTCGTGTGCACCGGATTGAAGTCACCGGACACTTGGCCGAATCGCTTGCCCATGTCAGACGGAACGCGAATGGCGCCCACCACACTGCCGGGCTGCGTCGCGTCGAGTTGCGGGTCCTTGCGGCGCAGTTCGGCCAGCGTGCGCAGCAGCGCGCGCCCCGACTCAAGCCGCTCCAGATCCGCCTCAGGTACGTTGCGGATGATGAAGCGATCGTTCACCGTACCGAGCAAGTGTCCGCCGTCGTGGCGGGAGCGATGGATGGCAATGCGCAGCGCGATCATCGCCTTGCCGTCTCCGAGCTTCCAGGCTCCGCGCACGGACGCGTGCAGTTCCTGTCGGTCGGTGTTCACCCAGTCCAGTACACTGGCCCAGTGCTTGGTCTCGTGCTGCACATGCAGCAGATGCCGGAAGTTGATGCCCAGGTCAGCCAGGAGCCGTGTGTAGAGCAGAGTGCCGACACTCTGGTTGTACAGGTACGGCACCGGCACATCGGGGTCGCTGCGATCGCCCGTTTCGTTGAACAGTCGCTGCCATCGTGCACGCAGCGCCGGCGTGATGGTCACGGGCGCACCATACAAGCGCACGCCATCCGTACGCAGCCCGTGCGTGGCGCGCAGATTGCGCACGGTGGATGTCCAGTACGCCCAACGATAGTGCAACGCCTGCGTCACGCCTGGCAGCGGGAGCATGAGCGAGTCGGGAACGCGCTGCAGCGTGACACCGATGCCCGAGGTGAACGTGGAGAGACGCTGACCTTTCAGTCGCTCCACATGCGATGCCGATGATGGCCGCTCAGTTCTGGACGAGGGATCACTCATGTGACAGTCGACGTGTTGAATGCAGCGCAGCACCCGGAGCCTGGGCAACCCGGCCCGTTCCTATTTCCGGGACAATTTAGCGCCATGTGCCGCATCCTGCCGCAACCAGGCCCGCACCCGCGCAGCCTGACGGCGACTCACCGGCACCTGCTTCCCGGAGTGCAGCACGAGATGCAGACCGCCGCGTCCGCTGCGCAGCGCCTGCACCGCCCCCCGGCGCACGATCCACGAGCGATGCACGCGCAAGAACTCATCCGACGGGAGCGACGCCAGCAGCGTCGCCATGGATTGCCGCACGAGCCAGCGACGCGCTCCCACATGCACCGCCACATACACATCGTCGGCCTCCGCACAGTCCACCTGCTCGAGCGCCACCAGTTCCTCGGTGCGTCCGGTCCGCACGAGCAGCGGCACCGGAGACGTCGGAACGGGCGGCGCTGGCGGACAATGACGTGTCACATGCGCGCGAATACGCTGCAGCGCCCGATCGAGCTCCAGCATGGTGACCGGCTTGCAGAGGTAGTCCAGCGCCTCGGTAGCGAATGCCGGTACGGCGTAGCGGTCAAAGGCCGTGACGAACACCACGGCCGGCAGCGGCCGTGCGCCCACCTCGCGCGCCAGTTCGAGCCCCGACACACCGGGCATCTCGATGTCCAGCAACACGGCATCCACCATGTCGAGATGCGCCCGCGCACTGGCGGCATCGGCGCATTCGATCACCACGGCCACATCAGTTCGCAGGTCGAGCAGCTGGCGCAGCGCCCGGCGCGAGAGCGGTTCATCGTCCACCAGCATCAGCCGTAGTACCGCGTCCGTTGCCTGCTCCGCCATCGGCGTTACGCTGCCTCCCGGCGATACGGCAGCACCAGCGTGACCTCGACTCCGCGTGGCGAGACGCCGAGCAAATGAAGCGAGGCCCGCTCGCCATGCAAGGTGCCAAGGCGCGCGCGCGAGTTGGCCAGGCCATAGCCCAGCGCCGCCCGCTGCTCCCAGTCCGGCGAAAGCCCCGCGCCATCGTCGCGCAATGTCACACGTAAATCATCGCCCTCGACGCGGGCCACCAACTGCAACGCACCACTGTCGGCACGGTTGCGCAGACCATGTCGCACACTGTTCTCGACCAACGGCTGCAGAATCCACGCCGGTACCAACGCATCTGCCGCATCGGCTGGCACGTCGGCCGTGAACATCACCACGCGTCCAAGACGCATCTCCTCGATGCGTAGATAGTGGCCGAGCCGCGCGACCTCCTCGTGCAGTGGGACCTCGTGATGATCGCTGGCCCGCAGGGCGCTCCTGAGCAACACACTGAGCTGCTCGAGTGCCGACGCCGCGCGTGCCGACTCTCCGTCACGCACCAGCGCCGTGATGGCCGTGAGGGTGTTGAACAGGAAATGAGGCTGCAACTGAGCGCGCAGCGCTGTCAGCTGTGCGTCGCGCAGCGCCAGCATGAGCTGTTCCGCGTGCCGTTCCCGCTGCTCGAGCCGTACGCGCGTCACGGTGGCCTGACGAAAGGCCACCACGGCGCCGTACACCACCACACCGGCCGGAAGCAGCACGAGAAACCATTCGGCCACCACAAAGCCCACCAACGACCACGGCGCCGTACCGAGCAGTGCACTGCTCAGGAAGGCCGTAAAGGCCTGCAACGCGGTGAAGACCACGGCCCCTGACAGATGCAACCCCACATGCCAGGCCAGCCGACGGCCGCGGAGCGGCCAGCGGTCTGCCAGGCGCTCGACGACGGGCGTGAACAGCACCCAGGCGTACCAGATGGACAGCCCGATGAGCATGAGCTTCCAACTGGGTACACCCGGCTCGCGGGTTGCACCGAGCCGCTGGACGTACAACACTCCCATGAGAGCGGGCACGCTCCACACGGCGAGTCGTGTGCGGAGCCGCGCACCAGGCACGCGCACCGCAGCGTCCACCAATGGCGTGGCAACATCGTTGGCCATGCCGAAGTGTAGACGGCCCGCACACAACCGGACAGCCGCTCACGACATGAATGCTGCCGTTCGCCACACGGCGGGAGAGCAAGCGAATCACTGCCCCCGGGGCCACACGTACCGACAGGGATACGATGCACGTCCAGTCTTCCCCATGCCCCCGTCTCATGCTGACTCATCGTCTTGCCAGTCTGTGGGTGTGTGCCGCCCTGCACGTCCTGCCCATCTACGTCACCCGCGCGCAATCGACCACCACGCCCGCGACCACCGCCGCCCGCTCCCGACTCGATGCCCCAGCCTGCACGCCCACCAGCACGCCTATTGGCGTGAGGGCCTCGCGGGAGAGCTGGACCACCTGGGGCGGCAACGTGCGCAACACCCGCGCTGGCACCCCGGCTACGCGGGCCGCGTCCGATTCGCTCGTGTTGCGCTGGGCGCTTTGGCTGGGTGAGGTGGGCAACGCACGCTCACAAGCCACCGTGATGAACGGCCGCGTCTACGTAACCAGTGAGGGCGGCAGCGTATGGGCCCTCGACGCCGAGCGTGGCTGTCAGTGGTGGCGAACGGCCGTGGGCGCGCCGGTGCGAACCAGCGCGGTACTGCTCAGCGACAGCAGTGGCGCAGCGCAATTGCTCTTTGTGGGTGATGCCATGGGACGGGTACTGGCGCTGCGGGCCAGTACCGGCGCCATCGTGTGGACGGCGCGTGTCGATGCGCATCCCATGGCGATCGTTACTGGTACGCCACAGTTGCACCGCGGCGTGCTGTACGTGGGCGTATCATCGTATGAGTCGGCCATGCCGCTGCAACCCAAGTATGCCTGCTGCACCTTCCGTGGTAGCGTGGTGGCCCTCGATGCGCGCACGGGCGCGCAGAAGTGGAAGACCTATACCATTGATGAAACGCCATCTGCAAACGGCAAGAGCAAGTCGGGGGCCGATGTCATAGGTCCCTCGGGCGCTGCGGTCTGGTCCACACCCACCGTCGACGAGCAACGTGGGCGGTTGTATTTCGGCACGGGCAACAACTACTCTGCCCCACAGAGCGCACGCAGCGATGCGGTGATGGCGCTGGATCTTGCCACCGGTACCGTGGTGTGGAGCCGGCAGTTCACGGCACGCGACGGCTACAACGTGAGTTGCGATGTGCCCGGCAAGTACAACTGCCCGGAGGCCGATGGTCCCGATGCCGACATCGGGCAGCCGCCCATACTGGTGGACTTGCCGGGCGGCGGACGCAGCCTGCTCGTTGGCGCCAAGAGCGGCATGCTGCGCGCCCTCGATCCCGACCGTGAGGGAGCCACACGCTGGGAGTATCAGGTAGGCCCGGGTGGCAAGCTCGGTGGACTGCACTGGGGCTCGGCCACCGACGGGCGATTGGTGTTTGCTGCCTACGGCGGCCAGCTCATCTCGGCTGTGGCCGACTCCACCGCGCCCGGCGGCATGCGCCTCGTGGCCGACGCATCCGCCGGTGGTGGTCTCGTGGCGTTGGACGTTCGCACAGGTGCCCTCCAATGGCGCGCTCCCGCTCCCGTGTGCGACAAGCGTCCGGGCTGCAGCCCGGCACAAAGCGCGGCCGTGACCGTGGCCCATGGTATGGTCTGGTCGGGCGCGCTCGACGGACATTTGCGTGGATACGACGCGCGCAGTGGACGCATCGTGTGGGATCAGGACATGGTGCGCGACTACCCGACGGTCAACGGCAGCGGTGGACGCGGCGGGTCGCTTGACGTCGGCGGACCGGTCATCGTGGGCAACAGTCTCTATGTCGGCGCGGGATATGGACTCTATGGCGCCATGCCCGGCAACGTGTTTCTGGCATTCACGCGCGTGGCGCGCGGTGGCGGCAGCGGCAACACGCGCAGCGGTAACGCGCGCAACGCGGGGACGACGCGATAACGCCCATCGACATCAGAAAGCCAAACGGAGAACCGGCCGGCGGACACCGGGCATACGCGTCGTGTGCCAACTGGCCACACGGCTCAATGCGTGCTAGCGTCTCCCACATCTTCCAAGGGAGTCGTCATGCCACGCACCGTGCATCCCGAACGACACTTCACACATCGCGTCGGCTGGCTCCGGGCCTCGGTACTCGGCGCCAACGACGGCATTGTCTCCACCGCAGCACTGGTTGTGGGCGTTGCCGCCGCCGGTACGGAGCGCCACGGCCTCCTCGTCACGGGGCTCGCGGGTCTCGTGGCGGGGGCCATGTCGATGGCCGCCGGTGAGTACATCTCCGTGAGTTCACAGGCCGACACCGAGCAGGCCGATCTCAAACGCGAGCGGCAAGAGTTGATCGACGATCCCGCGCATGAGTTGGACGAATTGACAGCCATCTACCGGGCGCGTGGTCTCGACGACACGCTCGCGCGTCAGGTGGCCGAGCAACTCACGGCATACAATGCACTGGAAGCCCACGCGCGGGACGAACTCGGGATCACCGAGGCACTGTCGGCGCGGCCCGTGCAGGCAGCGCTGGCTTCTGCCGCCACCTTTGCGGTGGGGGCCGCTCTCCCGCTGTCGTTGGCGCTGATGGTTCCGGCAAAGGCTGTTGTCACGGTCGTATCGGCGGGATCGCTGGTGGCGCTGGCGGGCCTGGGTGCGTTGGCCGCTGGCGCAGGGGGCGCAGGTCGCTGGCGCGGTGCAACGCGCGTGGTGCTGTGGAGTGCCATGGCGCTGCTGCTCACTGCCGGCGTAGGGCGCCTGGTGGGCGAGCCGGTGTAAGCCGGCCCTGCAAGCGACCTCGCACGTTCAACGCCAGGGCGCGGCCGCCACGACCTTCTGGGTTTCGCCACAACGCCGCTTGAGGTGACGGCCGCTGGGATCGGGAAACGACAACAGCGCCGCCGCAATCGTATCCGTCCGCGAGCGTGCGTTCTTGAACGCCGCATCACAGGCATCGGCGCTCGACACCGCATGCATAGGTGCCATGGCCAGCCAGGCGATGAACACGCCGAGGCCAAGAAGAATCACCGCACCGCCACTGTAGCGCAGGGGAGATGGTGTCAGCGCGGCGTCCCTCGATGATTCGTCAGGCGCTGCGTTCTGCTGCTGTTCATGCTCAAACATGACGCTCTACCTCCAGTTATCGCGGGACGTCCGTGATCGACAGCAGATTGCCATCCGGATCCTTGAACCACGCCACACGTGCGCCGCCGGGCGCCTGCCAGAGATCGTTGGCATCCTGCTGCAGAAACGGATAGCGCTCGAACACCACACCGCGCGCACGCAGCGCCGCTGCGACCTCTACCGCATTCCCCACCTGCCAGCCGAGCGCGGTGAAGGGATGCGGAGTCAGTTCACGCACCTTCTGCAATCGCAGTGGAACGCCGTCCATATCAAACACCACCGAAAACTCATCATCCGACAAGACCGGCAGGCCCAGCGTGTCGGCGTAGAATGCCCGCGCGCGATCCGGCATGGCGGTGGCGAGAAAGGCAACTGGCGCGCTGCTGCTGAGCATGAAGCGACCCTCGAGGCTATGGCGTGCGCATCGGCAACCGGCAATCGGATTGACCGTCAAGCACATAGCATGCGGCCAAAACGAGCAGTCGGCAAGAAACCCGCGCGCCAACCGCCCTATGAATTCAGCGCGCGAACGGCGGTGAGCTCTTCGTCCGTGAGCCCGACACGACGCAGTGCTGAGAGAATGAAATCCGTCTTCCCGGCCACATAGCGCGTCATGTCGTCCGCATGCTGACGGGCAAGCTGCTGCTTGAGCTCGCCGTATGCCCGGGCCAGGACAGGGTCGGCGCGAAGCAGGTTGCGCAGCCCCAACTGGTTCCGGCAGCTCAGACTGTCCCGATGACTGGCATACAGGTGATGACGCGGCAGACCGTCTGGCGCATGGAAGGCTTCACGGTCCGGAATGCCCAGATCGCCACGATGCCGATATCCAATCGCGGCCAGCGCCGAAATAATGGACGGAATGTCGTCGCGTGAGGACACGACGAGACAGGCATCGATGACCGGTTTGGCTGCCAGTCCAGGCACGGCGGTGCTACCCACATGCTCGAGGCTCAGCGCCAGATGGTGAACAGCGGGCCAGATCAACGAGTGAATCTGCGCGAACTGCTGTGGCCAGTCGGAATCGTACGCGCGAACCTCAACCCGGGTCATGCCGGTCTCCGCTGAATGTCGTGCCGTCGAGTCAATCCGGCGCGTATCTCTCAATCTGCGCTTGCGCCAGGGTGTTGTATGATATTCCCCACCATGCGCCAACCGAAGACCTCCGGTCGATACACGCCCGCCAGGTATCGAGGCCGCTTCTCGGCACCGGACGATGTCTGATTTCTACAATACAGGTCGCGCCGGTCTGTCTAGCATGTCCACTCGCTTCCCTTTCACGATGAGGAGATGGACATGCAGCAACCCAACGCCGTGGGCTGGTTCGACATCTACGTTGACGATATGGAGCGCGCCGTCGCGTTCTACGAGGCAGTGTTCGCGCAGACTCTCGAAGCCATGGGCGATCCAACCGGCGAAACCATCATGCGCAGTTTCTCCGGCAACATGAGCACCTACGGTGCCGCCGGGGCGCTGGTCAAGTCCGCGCATGCGCGACCCGGAGCAGGCGGCACGATGGTGTACTTCAGCGTGGATGACTGCGCCGTCATCGAGCCGAGGGTGACTGCCGCCAAGGGGACCGTGCTGCGGCCCAAGTTCTCCATTGGCCCCTTTGGCTGGGTGTCGATCTGCGTGGATACCGAAGGGAACCTGTTCGGCCTCAACTCCATGAAGTGAACTTGGCCCCCCGCCCGTCGGCGTCCGGTGCGCCGACGCGCGGGGCGCCGACGCGCGGCAATGGAGCAGTTGCGGGACGAATCAGCCGGGAATGGCGCTCACATGCCCTGCAACGACACGCCAGACGCCATCGACCTCGCGTGCCCACATGCGGGTGTAGCGTACCGGGCCTTGCATCACGAGCGCACCATTGGCCTCCACCGTAAGGCGCGCGCGCAATGCCACCACCGCAACGTCGGCGCCCACACGGCGAATGCGAAGTTCCTCCGGTTCATGCGCCCGGATGCGAACCGCACCTGAACGATGCATGGCCAGGTCGTCGGCTTTTGAGGCCAACTGACCATCTGGACCGGTGAACAGCAGATTCTCGGCGATGAGTGTGTCGAGCGCGGACACATCGGCCGAGACCTGCGCGGCACGCAGTCGAGCCTCGAGCGTCACGATGTCGGGATCGGCTGGGCCAATCAGCACCGACTGCAGGAGGTTCAGATCTGATACACTGAGTTCGGTCATGAGAGGAATCGAAGGTCGTGAGGTGCCGCCGTGAAGCACGATGCGGCCCAGGAATGGCCGACACGATACATCTAGTCCGCACCGAATGTGAAGATCGTCACCGGCGCCGCCTCGCCGCCCAGGGCCTCGTAGAACGCCAGGGCGTGATCATCTTCGTTGTCCGCCGGCACGAAGGTCACGTCAATGCCCTCGGCCGATCCCAGCACCCGCAGCGTTTCGACCAGCGCGCGGCCGATCCCGCGGCGCTGATAGTCTGCATGTACCGCCAAGTCGTAGATGAACAGCTCGCGACTCTCACGTCGCGTCATCGGGAGCACGTGCGCGGTGAGTCCGCCTACAGGCTGCTCGCCCAGGAATGCGCCCAGCAGCCAGAAGTCGGCACGCTCCAGCAGCGTGCCGACATAGGCGTCGGACAGCAGCGACGAGGGTTCCTCAAAGACGGCATGCATGAGCTGGAGCGTCGCCTGCGCCTGCGGGACGTCCTTGCGGGTGAGTCGCCTGATGTCTGTGGAGGTCATGCGCACAATCTGTCGAAGTGAAACGCCGCTAGACTT
This portion of the Gemmatimonas sp. UBA7669 genome encodes:
- a CDS encoding VIT1/CCC1 transporter family protein: MPRTVHPERHFTHRVGWLRASVLGANDGIVSTAALVVGVAAAGTERHGLLVTGLAGLVAGAMSMAAGEYISVSSQADTEQADLKRERQELIDDPAHELDELTAIYRARGLDDTLARQVAEQLTAYNALEAHARDELGITEALSARPVQAALASAATFAVGAALPLSLALMVPAKAVVTVVSAGSLVALAGLGALAAGAGGAGRWRGATRVVLWSAMALLLTAGVGRLVGEPV
- a CDS encoding PQQ-binding-like beta-propeller repeat protein, with amino-acid sequence MLTHRLASLWVCAALHVLPIYVTRAQSTTTPATTAARSRLDAPACTPTSTPIGVRASRESWTTWGGNVRNTRAGTPATRAASDSLVLRWALWLGEVGNARSQATVMNGRVYVTSEGGSVWALDAERGCQWWRTAVGAPVRTSAVLLSDSSGAAQLLFVGDAMGRVLALRASTGAIVWTARVDAHPMAIVTGTPQLHRGVLYVGVSSYESAMPLQPKYACCTFRGSVVALDARTGAQKWKTYTIDETPSANGKSKSGADVIGPSGAAVWSTPTVDEQRGRLYFGTGNNYSAPQSARSDAVMALDLATGTVVWSRQFTARDGYNVSCDVPGKYNCPEADGPDADIGQPPILVDLPGGGRSLLVGAKSGMLRALDPDREGATRWEYQVGPGGKLGGLHWGSATDGRLVFAAYGGQLISAVADSTAPGGMRLVADASAGGGLVALDVRTGALQWRAPAPVCDKRPGCSPAQSAAVTVAHGMVWSGALDGHLRGYDARSGRIVWDQDMVRDYPTVNGSGGRGGSLDVGGPVIVGNSLYVGAGYGLYGAMPGNVFLAFTRVARGGGSGNTRSGNARNAGTTR
- a CDS encoding nuclear transport factor 2 family protein gives rise to the protein MTELSVSDLNLLQSVLIGPADPDIVTLEARLRAAQVSADVSALDTLIAENLLFTGPDGQLASKADDLAMHRSGAVRIRAHEPEELRIRRVGADVAVVALRARLTVEANGALVMQGPVRYTRMWAREVDGVWRVVAGHVSAIPG
- a CDS encoding DUF2141 domain-containing protein, whose protein sequence is MSEYGIRRTPSTCLPRQPLATILLGVCLGLCSNRAAAQAPAPGSLTVVIEGGRNVRGQLRVALYDRAEGFPSDQSQALRTTRVPMKATSDSVRFTGLPTGRYAVAVHHDENGNEKLDTRLGLPQEGWAATNDPRPRLRAPRFREAEIVHSGDTRVVVRLTY
- a CDS encoding DUF2214 family protein, producing the protein MLRLVLAVLHLLALGIGLGAIYARARHLSALSTPDHASGRTLARVFHADNWWAVAAMLWVSTGLWRAFAGTEKASAYYWAQPVFWTKMGLLGLILLLELWPMITLIRWRVAEARGQLPAMSAMAGHALIMARISHVQIALSVAMVVTASMVARGYGAR
- a CDS encoding VOC family protein; translation: MQQPNAVGWFDIYVDDMERAVAFYEAVFAQTLEAMGDPTGETIMRSFSGNMSTYGAAGALVKSAHARPGAGGTMVYFSVDDCAVIEPRVTAAKGTVLRPKFSIGPFGWVSICVDTEGNLFGLNSMK
- a CDS encoding MaoC/PaaZ C-terminal domain-containing protein produces the protein MSDPSSRTERPSSASHVERLKGQRLSTFTSGIGVTLQRVPDSLMLPLPGVTQALHYRWAYWTSTVRNLRATHGLRTDGVRLYGAPVTITPALRARWQRLFNETGDRSDPDVPVPYLYNQSVGTLLYTRLLADLGINFRHLLHVQHETKHWASVLDWVNTDRQELHASVRGAWKLGDGKAMIALRIAIHRSRHDGGHLLGTVNDRFIIRNVPEADLERLESGRALLRTLAELRRKDPQLDATQPGSVVGAIRVPSDMGKRFGQVSGDFNPVHTTAWAAKLFGVKRPFLQGLGLRNAMIRQLALHGRPLVRFTMSFASPAYLDQTLRVVMQGDAFELVDESGQVVAFGAGNEET
- a CDS encoding GrpB family protein; amino-acid sequence: MTRVEVRAYDSDWPQQFAQIHSLIWPAVHHLALSLEHVGSTAVPGLAAKPVIDACLVVSSRDDIPSIISALAAIGYRHRGDLGIPDREAFHAPDGLPRHHLYASHRDSLSCRNQLGLRNLLRADPVLARAYGELKQQLARQHADDMTRYVAGKTDFILSALRRVGLTDEELTAVRALNS
- a CDS encoding serine aminopeptidase domain-containing protein, with amino-acid sequence MRRTFLSVAVALAIIGVHQPALMAQGTASGVSTPASEAREALARAYLRMDRAYAAADSLGRISDSTRMRVNRTFDRATFSFFGGRFAAAVAAIDSSVQLLAVASGVPSPSVTAVPALSAFPGDSRRSLRVRDDLIIPMRVVAAPALVASKRPLGVLLALHGAGGDENMFVDAYGQGIAARLAAEQGLVLVSPTTTPFVQSAEPFDSLLAVLRRELRIDTTRVFVMGHSMGAGAAASLARARPSHIAAVVCLAGGASVSVPGAPPMLFIGAALDPIIPAARVRAAAEGTPTGRYEELAGEGHTLMVRRGVLRGLAWLAEQRPR
- a CDS encoding sensor histidine kinase, with product MANDVATPLVDAAVRVPGARLRTRLAVWSVPALMGVLYVQRLGATREPGVPSWKLMLIGLSIWYAWVLFTPVVERLADRWPLRGRRLAWHVGLHLSGAVVFTALQAFTAFLSSALLGTAPWSLVGFVVAEWFLVLLPAGVVVYGAVVAFRQATVTRVRLEQRERHAEQLMLALRDAQLTALRAQLQPHFLFNTLTAITALVRDGESARAASALEQLSVLLRSALRASDHHEVPLHEEVARLGHYLRIEEMRLGRVVMFTADVPADAADALVPAWILQPLVENSVRHGLRNRADSGALQLVARVEGDDLRVTLRDDGAGLSPDWEQRAALGYGLANSRARLGTLHGERASLHLLGVSPRGVEVTLVLPYRREAA
- a CDS encoding VOC family protein, with the translated sequence MLSSSAPVAFLATAMPDRARAFYADTLGLPVLSDDEFSVVFDMDGVPLRLQKVRELTPHPFTALGWQVGNAVEVAAALRARGVVFERYPFLQQDANDLWQAPGGARVAWFKDPDGNLLSITDVPR
- a CDS encoding LytR/AlgR family response regulator transcription factor, which translates into the protein MAEQATDAVLRLMLVDDEPLSRRALRQLLDLRTDVAVVIECADAASARAHLDMVDAVLLDIEMPGVSGLELAREVGARPLPAVVFVTAFDRYAVPAFATEALDYLCKPVTMLELDRALQRIRAHVTRHCPPAPPVPTSPVPLLVRTGRTEELVALEQVDCAEADDVYVAVHVGARRWLVRQSMATLLASLPSDEFLRVHRSWIVRRGAVQALRSGRGGLHLVLHSGKQVPVSRRQAARVRAWLRQDAAHGAKLSRK
- a CDS encoding GNAT family N-acetyltransferase, whose translation is MTSTDIRRLTRKDVPQAQATLQLMHAVFEEPSSLLSDAYVGTLLERADFWLLGAFLGEQPVGGLTAHVLPMTRRESRELFIYDLAVHADYQRRGIGRALVETLRVLGSAEGIDVTFVPADNEDDHALAFYEALGGEAAPVTIFTFGAD